A DNA window from Mycolicibacter hiberniae contains the following coding sequences:
- a CDS encoding DNA-directed RNA polymerase subunit beta', with the protein MLDVNFFDELRIGLATAEDIRQWSYGEVKKPETINYRTLKPEKDGLFCEKIFGPTRDWECYCGKYKRVRFKGIICERCGVEVTRAKVRRERMGHIELAAPVTHIWYFKGVPSRLGYLLDLAPKDLEKIIYFAAYVITSVDTEMRHNELSTLEAEMVVEKKSVEDQRDADLEARAQKLEADLAELEAEGAKADVRRKVRDGGEREMRQLRDRAQRELDRLGNIWDTFVKLAPKQLIVDETVYRELVDRYGEYFTGAMGAESIQKLIETFDIDAEAESLRDIIKNGKGQKKLRALKRLKVVAAFQQSGNSPMGMVLDAVPVIPPELRPMVQLDGGRFATSDLNDLYRRVINRNNRLKRLIDLGAPEIIVNNEKRMLQESVDALFDNGRRGRPVTGPGNRPLKSLSDLLKGKQGRFRQNLLGKRVDYSGRSVIVVGPQLKLHQCGLPKLMALELFKPFVMKRLVDLNHAQNIKSAKRMVERQRPQVWDVLEEVIAQHPVLLNRAPTLHRLGIQAFEPQLVEGKAIQLHPLVCEAFNADFDGDQMAVHLPLSAEAQAEARILMLSSNNILSPASGRPLAMPRLDMVTGLYYLTTEIKGDTGEYTPAAKDRPESGVYSSPAEAIMAVDRGALSVRARIKVRLDQLRPPAEVETELFGENGWRPGGAWIAETTLGRVLFNELLPAGYPFVDKQMHKKVQAVIINDLAERYPMIVVAQTVDKLKDAGFYWATRSGVTVSMADVLVPPRKKEILDAYEERADKLEKQFQRGALNRDERNEALVEIWKEATEEVGQALRDHYPSDNPIITIVDSGATGNFTQTRTLAGMKGLVTNPKGEFIPRPIKSSFREGLTVLEYFINTHGARKGLADTALRTADSGYLTRRLVDVSQDVIVREHDCGTERGIIVDLAEVQADGSLIRNPFVETSAYARTLAVDAVDSNGNVVVERGHDLGDPSIEALLAAGVATVKVRSVLTCATGTGVCATCYGRSMATGKLVDIGEAVGIVAAQSIGEPGTQLTMRTFHQGGVGEDITGGLPRVQELFEARVPRGKAPIADVAGRVQLEEGEKFYKITIVPDDGGEEVVYDKLPKRQRLRVFKHEDGSERLLADGDHVEVGQQLMEGSADPHEVLRVQGPREVQIHLVNEVQQVYRAQGVSIHDKHIEVIVRQMLRRVTIIDSGATEFLPGSLTERAEFETANRRVVAEGLEPAAGRPVLMGITKASLATDSWLSAASFQETTRVLTDAAINCRSDKLQGLKENVIIGKLIPAGTGINRYRNIAVQPTEEARAAAYTIPSYEDQYYSPDFGAATGAAVPLDDYGYSDYR; encoded by the coding sequence GTGCTAGACGTCAACTTCTTCGATGAGCTCCGCATCGGCCTGGCGACCGCGGAGGACATCCGGCAATGGTCCTACGGCGAGGTCAAGAAGCCGGAAACGATCAACTACCGCACGCTCAAGCCCGAGAAGGACGGCCTGTTCTGCGAGAAGATCTTCGGACCGACTCGCGACTGGGAGTGCTACTGCGGCAAGTACAAGCGGGTGCGCTTCAAGGGCATCATCTGTGAGCGCTGTGGCGTCGAGGTAACTCGCGCCAAGGTGCGTCGTGAGCGGATGGGCCACATCGAACTGGCCGCCCCGGTCACTCACATCTGGTACTTCAAGGGCGTGCCGTCGCGCCTGGGCTACCTGCTGGACCTGGCACCCAAGGACCTCGAGAAGATCATCTACTTCGCGGCCTACGTCATCACCAGCGTCGACACCGAGATGCGCCACAACGAGCTCTCCACCCTGGAAGCCGAGATGGTCGTCGAGAAGAAGTCGGTCGAGGACCAGCGCGACGCCGACCTGGAAGCCCGTGCCCAGAAGCTCGAGGCCGACCTGGCCGAGCTCGAGGCCGAGGGTGCCAAAGCCGACGTGCGCCGTAAGGTTCGCGACGGCGGCGAACGCGAGATGCGCCAGCTGCGCGATCGTGCCCAGCGCGAGCTGGACCGCCTCGGCAACATCTGGGACACCTTCGTCAAGCTGGCTCCCAAGCAGCTGATCGTCGACGAGACCGTCTACCGCGAGCTGGTGGATCGCTACGGCGAGTACTTCACCGGCGCCATGGGTGCCGAGTCGATCCAGAAGCTCATCGAGACCTTCGACATCGACGCCGAGGCCGAGTCGCTGCGCGACATCATCAAGAACGGCAAGGGCCAGAAGAAGCTTCGCGCCCTCAAGCGACTGAAGGTGGTCGCCGCGTTCCAGCAGTCGGGCAACTCCCCGATGGGCATGGTGCTCGACGCGGTGCCGGTGATCCCGCCGGAGCTGCGCCCGATGGTCCAGCTCGACGGTGGCCGGTTCGCCACCAGTGACCTCAACGACCTGTACCGCCGGGTCATCAACCGCAACAACCGTCTCAAGCGACTGATCGATCTGGGTGCGCCCGAGATCATCGTCAACAACGAGAAACGGATGCTGCAGGAGTCGGTCGACGCGCTGTTCGACAACGGCCGTCGTGGCCGGCCGGTCACCGGACCGGGCAACCGCCCGCTGAAGTCCTTGAGCGACCTGCTCAAGGGCAAGCAGGGCCGGTTCCGTCAGAACCTGCTCGGCAAGCGTGTCGACTACTCGGGCCGTTCGGTGATCGTCGTCGGTCCCCAGCTCAAACTGCACCAATGCGGTCTGCCGAAGCTGATGGCACTGGAGCTGTTCAAGCCGTTCGTGATGAAGCGACTGGTCGACCTGAACCACGCCCAGAACATCAAGAGCGCCAAGCGGATGGTGGAGCGGCAGCGCCCCCAGGTGTGGGACGTCCTCGAAGAGGTCATCGCCCAGCACCCGGTGCTGCTCAACCGTGCACCCACGCTGCACCGGTTGGGTATTCAGGCCTTCGAGCCGCAGCTGGTGGAAGGCAAGGCGATCCAGCTGCACCCGCTGGTCTGTGAAGCCTTCAACGCCGACTTCGACGGCGACCAGATGGCTGTGCACCTGCCGCTGAGCGCCGAGGCGCAGGCCGAGGCCCGCATCCTGATGCTGTCTTCCAACAACATCCTGTCGCCGGCGTCGGGCCGTCCGCTGGCCATGCCGCGACTGGACATGGTCACGGGCCTGTACTACCTGACCACCGAGATCAAAGGTGACACAGGCGAATACACTCCGGCCGCCAAGGACCGCCCGGAGTCTGGCGTGTACTCCTCGCCGGCTGAGGCGATCATGGCCGTGGACCGCGGCGCGTTGAGCGTGCGGGCGCGGATCAAAGTGCGGCTGGACCAGCTGCGGCCGCCGGCTGAGGTGGAGACCGAGCTGTTCGGCGAGAACGGCTGGCGCCCGGGCGGCGCCTGGATCGCCGAGACCACGCTGGGCCGGGTCCTGTTCAACGAGCTGCTGCCGGCCGGGTACCCGTTCGTGGACAAGCAGATGCACAAGAAGGTTCAGGCCGTCATCATCAACGACCTGGCCGAGCGCTACCCGATGATCGTGGTCGCGCAGACCGTGGACAAGCTCAAGGACGCCGGCTTCTACTGGGCCACGCGTTCGGGGGTCACGGTGTCGATGGCCGACGTGCTGGTGCCGCCGCGCAAGAAGGAGATCCTCGACGCCTACGAGGAGCGCGCCGACAAGCTGGAGAAGCAGTTCCAGCGTGGTGCTCTCAACCGGGACGAGCGCAACGAGGCGCTGGTGGAGATCTGGAAGGAAGCCACCGAGGAGGTGGGTCAGGCGCTGCGTGACCACTACCCGTCCGACAACCCGATCATCACGATCGTGGACTCCGGTGCGACGGGTAACTTCACCCAGACCCGGACGCTGGCCGGCATGAAGGGTCTGGTGACCAACCCCAAGGGTGAGTTCATCCCGCGGCCGATCAAGTCCTCCTTCCGTGAGGGCCTGACCGTGCTGGAGTACTTCATCAACACCCACGGCGCCCGAAAGGGCTTGGCGGACACCGCGTTGCGTACCGCCGACTCGGGTTACCTGACCCGTCGTCTGGTGGACGTGTCCCAGGACGTGATCGTGCGCGAGCACGACTGCGGCACTGAGCGCGGCATCATCGTCGACTTGGCCGAGGTGCAGGCCGACGGATCGCTGATCCGCAACCCGTTCGTCGAGACCTCGGCGTACGCCCGCACGCTGGCCGTGGACGCGGTCGACAGCAACGGCAACGTTGTGGTCGAGCGCGGACACGACCTGGGCGACCCGTCGATCGAGGCGCTGCTGGCGGCCGGTGTCGCCACCGTCAAGGTGCGTTCGGTGCTGACCTGCGCCACCGGAACCGGGGTCTGCGCAACGTGCTACGGCCGCTCGATGGCAACCGGCAAGCTGGTGGACATCGGTGAGGCGGTCGGTATCGTCGCCGCCCAGTCCATCGGTGAGCCCGGCACGCAGCTGACCATGCGTACCTTCCACCAGGGTGGTGTCGGTGAAGACATCACCGGTGGTCTGCCGCGGGTGCAGGAACTGTTCGAGGCGCGGGTGCCGCGCGGCAAGGCGCCGATCGCCGACGTCGCCGGGCGGGTGCAGCTGGAAGAGGGCGAGAAGTTCTACAAGATCACGATCGTGCCGGACGACGGTGGCGAGGAAGTGGTCTACGACAAGCTGCCCAAGCGTCAGCGGCTGCGCGTGTTCAAGCACGAGGACGGCTCGGAGCGGTTGCTGGCCGACGGCGACCACGTCGAGGTCGGACAGCAGCTCATGGAGGGTTCTGCCGACCCGCACGAGGTGCTGCGCGTGCAGGGGCCCCGTGAGGTGCAGATCCACCTGGTCAACGAGGTCCAGCAGGTCTACCGGGCCCAGGGTGTGTCGATCCACGACAAGCACATCGAGGTGATCGTCCGGCAGATGCTGCGCCGGGTGACCATCATCGACTCGGGCGCCACGGAGTTCCTGCCCGGTTCGCTGACCGAGCGGGCCGAGTTCGAGACGGCGAACCGGCGGGTGGTGGCCGAGGGCCTCGAGCCCGCGGCTGGGCGTCCGGTGCTGATGGGTATCACCAAGGCATCGCTGGCCACCGACTCGTGGCTGTCGGCGGCCTCCTTCCAGGAGACCACCCGCGTGCTGACCGATGCGGCGATCAACTGCCGCAGCGACAAGCTGCAGGGCCTGAAGGAGAACGTGATCATCGGCAAGCTGATCCCGGCCGGCACCGGCATCAACCGGTACCGCAACATCGCCGTTCAGCCCACCGAAGAGGCCCGGGCCGCTGCGTACACGATCCCGTCCTACGAGGATCAGTACTACAGCCCGGACTTCGGCGCCGCCACCGGCGCCGCGGTTCCGCTGGACGACTACGGGTACAGCGACTACCGCTAG
- a CDS encoding glutamate--cysteine ligase family protein, with protein MGDELKDTTFSRTQRRQYRHKIQQCLDVFETMLAQASFDCDPPLTGMEIEGNLIGADYLPTMANAGVLSSIDDPAFQRELGSYNIEFNVPPRQFTALSALDLEAEVRARLNAAEAKARAHDARIVMIGILPTLMPDHLSGDWMSDSARYVALNDSIFAARGEDIDIDIDGPEPLNLHVGDIAPESACTSTQLHLQVSPSDFASHWNAAQVVAGPQLAIGANSPYFFGHRLWAETRVELFAQSTDTRPDELKNQGVRPRVWFGERWITSIFDLFEENVRYFPSLLPEISDEDPADELAQGRTPQLAELRLHNGTVYRWNRPVYDVVDGRPHLRVENRVLPSGPTVADMVANAVFYYGLLHRLAREQRPLWTQLGFAVAHDNFRRAARHGMAARLFWPGLGEVSAAELTRRVLLPLARQGLEEWGVAAEVVDHYLGIIADRVTTGRNGATWQVATVRALQERGASRTAALSEMLRRYCTHMHTNQPVHTWPIDLD; from the coding sequence ATGGGGGACGAACTCAAGGACACCACCTTTTCCCGCACCCAGCGCCGCCAGTACCGGCACAAGATCCAGCAATGCCTGGATGTCTTCGAGACGATGCTGGCTCAGGCCAGCTTCGACTGCGATCCGCCGTTGACCGGCATGGAGATCGAGGGCAACCTGATCGGCGCCGACTACCTGCCGACCATGGCCAACGCCGGTGTCCTGTCATCGATCGACGATCCGGCATTTCAGCGGGAATTGGGTTCCTACAACATCGAGTTCAACGTGCCGCCCCGGCAGTTCACGGCGCTGTCCGCGCTGGATCTCGAAGCTGAGGTGCGGGCCCGGCTCAATGCCGCCGAGGCCAAGGCCCGCGCCCACGACGCGCGGATCGTGATGATCGGGATTCTGCCGACGCTGATGCCCGATCATCTGTCCGGGGACTGGATGAGTGACTCGGCGCGGTATGTGGCGCTCAATGACTCGATCTTCGCCGCCCGCGGCGAAGACATCGACATCGACATCGACGGCCCGGAGCCGCTGAACCTGCACGTCGGAGACATCGCGCCGGAATCGGCTTGCACCAGTACACAATTGCACCTGCAAGTCTCGCCGTCAGACTTCGCCAGCCACTGGAATGCCGCGCAGGTGGTGGCCGGCCCGCAACTGGCGATCGGCGCCAATTCGCCCTACTTCTTCGGCCATCGGCTCTGGGCGGAGACCCGGGTGGAGTTGTTCGCCCAATCCACCGACACCCGCCCCGACGAACTGAAGAACCAGGGCGTGCGGCCCCGGGTCTGGTTCGGTGAACGGTGGATCACCTCGATTTTCGACCTGTTCGAGGAGAACGTGCGCTACTTTCCGTCGCTGCTTCCCGAGATCTCCGATGAGGACCCGGCCGACGAACTCGCGCAGGGCCGCACCCCGCAGCTGGCCGAGCTGCGTCTGCACAACGGCACCGTCTACCGCTGGAATCGACCGGTCTACGACGTCGTGGACGGCCGGCCGCACCTGCGGGTGGAGAACCGCGTCCTGCCTTCGGGTCCTACGGTCGCCGATATGGTGGCCAACGCGGTCTTCTACTACGGCCTGCTGCACCGCCTGGCCCGTGAGCAGCGTCCGCTGTGGACCCAGTTGGGTTTTGCGGTGGCCCACGACAACTTTCGGCGGGCGGCGCGCCACGGCATGGCGGCCCGGCTGTTCTGGCCGGGTCTGGGCGAGGTGAGTGCGGCGGAGTTGACGCGGCGCGTGCTGCTGCCGTTGGCCCGGCAGGGTCTGGAGGAATGGGGCGTGGCAGCCGAGGTGGTCGACCACTACCTGGGGATCATCGCCGATCGGGTGACGACCGGACGCAACGGCGCCACCTGGCAGGTGGCGACGGTTCGGGCGTTGCAGGAGCGGGGCGCCAGCCGGACTGCCGCACTGTCGGAGATGCTGCGCCGCTACTGCACGCACATGCACACCAACCAGCCGGTGCACACCTGGCCGATCGATCTGGACTGA
- a CDS encoding ABC transporter ATP-binding protein yields MGVAIEVQGLTKSFGSARIWEDVSMTIPEGEVSVLLGPSGTGKSVFLKSLIGLLRPERGSITIDGTDILQCSAKELYEIRTLFGVLFQDGALFGSMNIYDNTAFPLREHTKKSEKEIRDIVMEKLEMVGMPNDGYKFPGEISGGMRKRAGLARALVLDPQIILCDEPDSGLDPVRTAYLSQLLIDINAQIDATILIVTHNINIARTVPDNIGMLFRKELVMFGPREVLLTSDEPVVRQFLNGRRIGPIGMSEEKDQATAAAEEAMMAAGQSDGGVEEIEGVPPQLSATPGLPERKGVARRRARVREILHTLPANAQAAIRDELDGAHHYAVHEFPADEDAPTASIPTPPG; encoded by the coding sequence ATGGGTGTCGCCATCGAGGTACAGGGGCTTACCAAGTCCTTCGGATCGGCCCGGATTTGGGAAGACGTCTCTATGACCATTCCCGAGGGAGAGGTCAGCGTTCTGCTCGGACCCTCCGGTACCGGCAAGTCCGTGTTCTTGAAGTCCCTGATCGGCCTGCTGCGCCCCGAGCGCGGGTCGATCACCATCGACGGCACCGACATCCTGCAGTGTTCGGCCAAGGAGCTCTACGAGATCCGCACGCTGTTCGGCGTGCTGTTCCAGGACGGCGCGCTGTTCGGGTCGATGAACATCTACGACAACACCGCCTTCCCGCTGCGTGAGCACACCAAGAAGTCCGAGAAGGAAATCCGTGACATCGTCATGGAGAAGCTCGAGATGGTCGGTATGCCCAACGACGGCTACAAGTTCCCCGGCGAGATCTCCGGTGGTATGCGCAAGCGTGCCGGCCTGGCCCGGGCCCTGGTGCTCGACCCGCAGATCATCCTCTGCGACGAGCCCGACTCCGGCCTGGACCCGGTCCGCACGGCCTACCTGAGCCAGCTGCTGATCGACATCAACGCCCAGATCGACGCCACCATCCTCATCGTCACGCACAACATCAACATCGCGCGCACGGTGCCGGACAACATCGGCATGCTGTTCCGCAAGGAGCTGGTGATGTTCGGGCCCCGCGAGGTGCTGCTGACCTCCGACGAGCCGGTGGTGCGCCAGTTCCTCAACGGCCGGCGTATCGGCCCCATCGGCATGTCCGAGGAGAAGGACCAGGCGACCGCGGCGGCCGAGGAGGCCATGATGGCCGCCGGCCAGAGCGACGGCGGCGTCGAAGAGATCGAGGGCGTGCCGCCCCAGCTCAGCGCGACCCCCGGCCTGCCGGAGCGCAAGGGGGTGGCGCGCCGCCGGGCTCGGGTGCGCGAGATTCTGCACACCCTGCCCGCCAACGCCCAGGCGGCCATCCGTGACGAGCTCGACGGCGCTCACCACTACGCCGTCCACGAGTTCCCGGCGGACGAAGACGCTCCCACTGCGTCGATCCCGACCCCGCCTGGCTGA
- the rpoB gene encoding DNA-directed RNA polymerase subunit beta: MLEGCILAVSRQSKKNASGTTHNSPNSSVPGAPNRVSFAKLREPLEVPGLLDVQTDSFQWLIGAPQWREKMAQQTGAAPKGGLEDVLEELSPIEDFSGSMSLSFSDPRFDEVKAPVDECRDKDMTYAAPLFVTAEFINNNTGEIKSQTVFMGDFPMMTEKGTFIINGTERVVVSQLVRSPGVYFDANIDKSTEKTLHSVKVIPGRGAWLEFDVDKRDLVGVRIDRKRRQPVTILLKALGWTSEAIRERFGFSEIMMSTLEKDSAASPDEALLDIYRKLRPGEPPTKESAQALLENLFFKEKRYDLARVGRYKINKKLGLTANPGEAQATTLTEEDIVATIEYLVRLHQAAQDGVSATMTVPGGVEVPVEVDDIDHFGNRRLRTVGELIQNQIRVGLSRMERVVRERMTTQDVEAITPQTLINIRPVVAAIKEFFGTSQLSQFMDQNNPLSGLTHKRRLSALGPGGLSRERAGLEVRDVHPSHYGRMCPIETPEGPNIGLIGSLSVYARVNPFGFIETPYRKVVDGVVTDEIHYLTADEEDRHVVAQANSPLEDDGHFAEERVLVRRKGGEVEYVSSAEVDYMDVSPRQMVSVATAMIPFLEHDDANRALMGANMQRQAVPLVRSEAPLVGTGMELRAAIDAGDVIVADKTGVIEEVSADYVTVMADDGTRQTYRMRKFNRSNHGTCANQRPIVDAGQRVEAGQVIADGPCTDNGEMALGKNLLVAIMPWEGHNYEDAIILSNRLVEEDTLTSIHIEEHEIDARDTKLGAEEITRDIPNVSDEVLADLDERGIVRIGAEVRDGDILVGKVTPKGETELTPEERLLRAIFGEKAREVRDTSLKVPHGESGKVIGIRVFSREDDDELPAGVNELVRVYVAQKRKISDGDKLAGRHGNKGVIGKILPAEDMPFLPDGTPVDIILNTHGVPRRMNIGQILETHLGWIAKTGWNIDVAAGTPDWADQLPEELYSAGPDTRTATPVFDGAKEAELQGLLSSTLANRDGEVMVNGDGKAQLFDGRSGEPFPYPVTVGYMYIMKLHHLVDDKIHARSTGPYSMITQQPLGGKAQFGGQRFGEMECWAMQAYGAAYTLQELLTIKSDDTVGRVKVYEAIVKGENIPEPGIPESFKVLLKELQSLCLNVEVLAKDGAAIELREGEDEDLERAAANLGINLSRNESASVEDLA, encoded by the coding sequence GTGCTGGAAGGATGCATCTTGGCAGTCTCGCGCCAGAGCAAAAAGAACGCCTCAGGTACTACCCACAATTCTCCCAACAGCTCCGTGCCCGGGGCCCCCAACCGGGTGTCCTTCGCCAAGCTGCGTGAACCTCTCGAGGTTCCGGGTCTGCTCGACGTGCAGACGGACTCGTTCCAGTGGCTGATCGGGGCGCCGCAGTGGCGCGAGAAGATGGCCCAGCAGACCGGTGCTGCGCCCAAGGGTGGCCTTGAAGACGTGCTCGAAGAGCTGTCCCCGATTGAGGACTTCTCCGGCTCCATGTCGCTGTCGTTCTCCGACCCGCGGTTCGACGAGGTCAAGGCGCCGGTCGACGAGTGCCGCGACAAGGACATGACGTATGCCGCCCCGCTGTTCGTCACCGCGGAGTTCATCAACAACAACACCGGCGAGATCAAGAGCCAGACGGTGTTCATGGGTGACTTCCCGATGATGACCGAGAAGGGCACGTTCATCATCAACGGCACCGAGCGCGTGGTGGTGTCCCAGCTGGTGCGTTCGCCGGGCGTGTACTTCGACGCCAACATCGACAAGTCCACCGAGAAGACGCTGCACTCGGTGAAGGTGATCCCGGGCCGCGGCGCCTGGCTGGAGTTCGACGTCGATAAGCGCGACCTGGTCGGCGTCCGTATCGACCGCAAGCGCCGTCAGCCGGTCACCATCCTGCTCAAGGCGCTGGGCTGGACCTCCGAGGCGATCCGGGAGCGGTTCGGCTTCTCCGAGATCATGATGTCGACGCTGGAGAAAGACAGCGCCGCCAGCCCCGACGAGGCGCTGCTGGACATCTACCGCAAGCTGCGGCCGGGCGAGCCGCCCACCAAGGAGTCCGCGCAGGCGTTACTGGAGAACCTGTTCTTCAAGGAGAAGCGCTACGACCTGGCGCGGGTGGGTCGCTACAAGATCAACAAGAAGCTCGGTCTGACCGCCAACCCGGGCGAGGCGCAGGCGACCACCCTGACCGAAGAGGACATCGTGGCCACCATCGAGTACCTGGTGCGCCTGCACCAGGCCGCTCAGGACGGCGTCTCGGCCACCATGACGGTGCCGGGCGGTGTCGAGGTTCCCGTCGAGGTCGACGACATCGACCACTTCGGCAACCGGCGGCTGCGCACCGTGGGTGAGCTGATCCAGAACCAGATCCGGGTCGGCCTGTCCCGGATGGAGCGGGTGGTCCGTGAGCGGATGACGACGCAGGATGTCGAGGCCATCACGCCGCAGACCCTGATCAACATCCGCCCGGTGGTCGCCGCGATCAAGGAGTTCTTCGGCACCAGCCAGCTCTCCCAGTTCATGGACCAGAACAACCCGCTGTCGGGCCTGACCCACAAGCGCCGCCTGTCGGCGCTGGGCCCGGGTGGTCTGTCCCGGGAGCGGGCCGGCCTGGAAGTTCGTGACGTGCACCCGTCCCACTACGGCCGGATGTGTCCGATCGAGACCCCGGAAGGCCCCAACATCGGCCTGATCGGGTCGCTGTCGGTGTACGCACGGGTCAACCCGTTCGGCTTCATCGAGACGCCCTACCGCAAGGTGGTCGACGGTGTGGTCACCGACGAGATCCACTACCTGACCGCCGACGAGGAGGACCGCCACGTCGTGGCGCAGGCCAACTCGCCGCTGGAGGACGACGGCCACTTCGCCGAGGAGCGCGTGCTGGTGCGCCGTAAGGGCGGCGAGGTCGAGTACGTGTCTTCGGCCGAGGTCGACTACATGGACGTCTCCCCGCGCCAGATGGTGTCGGTGGCCACGGCCATGATCCCGTTCCTCGAGCACGACGACGCCAACCGTGCCCTGATGGGTGCCAACATGCAGCGTCAGGCGGTTCCGCTGGTGCGCAGCGAGGCGCCGCTGGTGGGCACCGGCATGGAGTTGCGCGCCGCGATCGACGCCGGCGACGTGATCGTCGCCGACAAGACCGGTGTCATCGAGGAGGTGTCCGCCGACTACGTCACGGTGATGGCCGACGACGGCACCCGCCAGACCTACCGGATGCGCAAGTTCAACCGGTCCAACCACGGCACCTGCGCCAACCAGCGTCCGATCGTCGACGCCGGCCAGCGCGTGGAGGCCGGTCAGGTGATCGCGGACGGCCCGTGCACCGACAACGGTGAGATGGCCCTGGGCAAGAACCTGCTCGTGGCGATCATGCCGTGGGAAGGGCACAACTACGAGGACGCGATCATCCTGTCCAACAGGCTGGTCGAGGAGGACACGCTGACCTCGATCCACATCGAGGAGCACGAGATCGACGCCCGCGACACCAAGCTGGGCGCCGAGGAGATCACCCGGGACATCCCGAACGTCTCCGATGAGGTGCTGGCCGACCTCGACGAGCGCGGCATCGTGCGTATCGGTGCCGAGGTCCGCGACGGCGACATCCTGGTCGGCAAGGTCACCCCCAAGGGTGAGACCGAGCTGACGCCCGAAGAGCGGCTGCTGCGTGCGATCTTCGGCGAGAAGGCTCGCGAGGTCCGCGACACCTCACTGAAGGTGCCGCACGGTGAGTCCGGCAAGGTCATCGGCATCCGGGTGTTCTCCCGCGAGGACGACGACGAGCTGCCCGCCGGTGTCAACGAGCTGGTGCGTGTCTACGTCGCGCAGAAGCGCAAGATCTCCGACGGTGACAAGCTGGCCGGCCGCCACGGCAACAAGGGCGTCATCGGCAAGATCCTGCCGGCGGAGGACATGCCGTTCCTGCCGGACGGCACGCCGGTCGACATCATCTTGAACACCCACGGTGTGCCGCGGCGTATGAACATCGGTCAGATCCTGGAGACCCACCTGGGCTGGATCGCCAAGACCGGCTGGAACATCGATGTGGCGGCCGGTACGCCGGATTGGGCGGATCAGCTCCCCGAGGAGCTCTACTCCGCCGGACCCGACACCCGCACCGCGACCCCGGTGTTCGACGGCGCGAAGGAGGCCGAGCTGCAGGGCCTGCTGTCCTCGACGTTGGCCAACCGCGACGGTGAAGTCATGGTCAACGGCGACGGCAAGGCGCAGCTGTTCGACGGCCGCTCCGGTGAGCCGTTCCCGTACCCGGTGACCGTCGGCTACATGTACATCATGAAGCTGCACCACCTGGTGGACGACAAGATTCACGCGCGTTCCACCGGTCCGTACTCGATGATCACCCAGCAGCCGCTGGGTGGTAAGGCGCAGTTCGGTGGCCAGCGGTTCGGTGAGATGGAGTGCTGGGCCATGCAGGCCTACGGTGCGGCGTACACGCTGCAGGAGCTGCTGACGATCAAGTCCGACGACACCGTCGGCCGGGTCAAGGTCTACGAGGCGATCGTCAAGGGCGAGAACATCCCCGAGCCGGGCATCCCGGAGTCCTTCAAGGTGCTGCTCAAAGAGCTGCAGTCCCTGTGCCTCAACGTCGAGGTGCTCGCGAAGGACGGTGCGGCGATCGAGCTGCGCGAAGGCGAGGACGAAGACCTGGAGCGGGCAGCCGCCAACCTGGGAATCAACCTGTCCCGCAACGAATCCGCTTCTGTGGAAGACCTGGCCTAG
- a CDS encoding deoxyribonuclease IV, producing MLIGSHVRPQNPLAAAEAEGAEVVQIFLGNPQSWKPPKPRDDAAQLRAAALPIYVHAPYLINVASPNNRVRIPSRTVLQQTCDAAADVGAVAVIVHGGHVTADDDDPQAGFVRWRKALDRLETTVPVYLENTAGGEYAMARHFDTIAKLWDHIGDTGVGFCLDTCHTWAAGESLPDAAERIKAITGRIDLVHCNDSKDAPGSGRDRHANFGTGQIDPDLLVAVVKAAGAPVICETAEEGRKADIAFLRDRVG from the coding sequence GTGTTGATCGGATCCCATGTGCGCCCGCAGAATCCGCTGGCAGCCGCCGAGGCCGAGGGGGCCGAGGTGGTGCAGATATTCCTCGGCAACCCGCAGAGCTGGAAGCCTCCCAAGCCCCGCGACGACGCGGCGCAACTGCGCGCGGCGGCGCTGCCGATCTATGTCCACGCGCCCTACCTGATCAACGTCGCCTCGCCGAACAACCGGGTGCGCATCCCGTCGCGCACCGTCTTGCAGCAGACCTGCGACGCCGCCGCCGACGTCGGCGCGGTCGCGGTGATCGTGCACGGCGGCCACGTCACCGCCGACGACGACGATCCGCAGGCGGGTTTCGTCCGATGGCGCAAGGCGCTGGACCGCCTGGAGACCACGGTCCCGGTGTACCTGGAGAACACCGCCGGGGGCGAGTACGCGATGGCGCGGCACTTCGACACCATCGCCAAGCTGTGGGACCACATCGGCGATACCGGCGTCGGGTTCTGCCTGGACACCTGCCACACCTGGGCGGCCGGGGAATCCCTGCCCGACGCCGCGGAGCGCATCAAGGCGATCACCGGACGCATCGATCTGGTGCACTGCAACGACTCCAAGGACGCCCCGGGTTCCGGGCGCGACCGGCACGCCAACTTCGGCACCGGGCAGATCGATCCGGACCTGCTGGTCGCGGTGGTCAAGGCTGCCGGTGCGCCGGTGATCTGCGAAACCGCGGAGGAGGGCCGCAAGGCCGACATCGCGTTCCTGCGGGACAGAGTGGGCTGA